Proteins encoded in a region of the bacterium genome:
- a CDS encoding DUF1573 domain-containing protein → MKIKSFLLIIFLLFLISFSFLSAQAEVKSDLLCGPNSLLVVCQKLGVETNLDELKKLSDYDDKKGTTMAGLAKAAEAKGLYAVGMKLSLDDIAKLKIPIIAYLRNNHCLVIDGFEGGNLRIIDPPKEPRLVSKKDFTDTYSGFSLLISKGKIPLPKIETKKPDIRFDVYIYNFDVIEQSKNNTLNYIFKFKNAGKEDLIISKVKACCGANATLLSEKNIPPQGEGEIKATVNIRGRTGEQNYGIHVYCNDPVTPVVILQVKGTIKRELHVSRKNIDFGYVKKEAVAIRKFYIIGPEDRELKIIKIESSSDYLYTNFYKSTNENYEGWEVKVNISPDIPIGEFKGKLIIYTDDKKHPKIEISVTGNIKGDIELRPDMFFFGFVKREETSSCKVTIFTTSKEPLKIEKIESSLQFVSVAINPKVEGKEYEITATLKDNAPVGSIKGNITIYTNNLTQPKIEIPVYGLVKPR, encoded by the coding sequence GTGAAAATAAAATCATTTCTCTTAATAATTTTTTTGTTATTTTTAATTTCTTTCTCCTTCCTTTCAGCTCAAGCCGAAGTTAAATCAGACCTTCTCTGTGGTCCTAATAGTCTTTTAGTGGTCTGTCAAAAATTAGGAGTGGAAACTAATCTTGATGAACTGAAAAAACTATCTGACTATGACGATAAAAAAGGCACAACAATGGCTGGACTTGCTAAAGCAGCAGAAGCAAAAGGGCTCTATGCAGTAGGAATGAAGCTAAGTCTTGATGACATTGCTAAGCTAAAGATACCCATAATTGCTTATCTCCGGAACAATCATTGTCTTGTAATAGATGGGTTTGAAGGAGGTAATCTAAGAATAATAGACCCACCCAAAGAACCTCGTTTGGTATCCAAAAAAGATTTTACTGATACTTATTCCGGCTTTTCTCTTTTAATTTCCAAAGGTAAAATTCCACTTCCTAAAATAGAGACAAAAAAACCGGATATAAGATTTGATGTTTATATTTATAATTTTGATGTAATTGAACAGTCGAAGAATAATACATTAAACTATATTTTTAAATTCAAAAATGCAGGCAAGGAAGATTTAATAATTTCCAAGGTGAAAGCATGCTGTGGGGCAAATGCTACCCTTCTTTCAGAAAAAAACATTCCGCCTCAAGGGGAAGGCGAGATAAAAGCAACTGTTAATATTAGGGGTAGAACAGGCGAGCAAAATTATGGTATACATGTTTATTGTAATGACCCGGTAACTCCAGTAGTCATACTTCAAGTAAAAGGAACAATTAAGAGAGAACTTCATGTCTCACGTAAAAATATTGATTTTGGATATGTTAAAAAAGAAGCTGTGGCAATCAGGAAGTTCTATATTATCGGACCTGAAGATAGAGAACTAAAAATTATTAAAATAGAGTCCTCTTCTGATTATCTTTATACCAACTTTTATAAGAGTACAAATGAAAATTATGAAGGTTGGGAGGTGAAGGTTAATATTAGTCCTGATATTCCTATTGGTGAATTCAAGGGGAAGCTGATTATATATACTGATGATAAAAAACACCCCAAAATAGAAATTTCCGTTACGGGAAATATCAAAGGTGATATAGAACTGCGTCCTGATATGTTCTTTTTTGGGTTTGTAAAGCGAGAAGAAACATCTTCGTGCAAAGTAACTATATTCACAACAAGCAAGGAACCTTTGAAGATAGAGAAAATAGAAAGTTCTCTGCAGTTTGTTTCAGTAGCCATAAATCCTAAGGTCGAAGGCAAGGAATATGAAATAACTGCTACTCTAAAGGATAATGCACCGGTAGGTAGCATAAAAGGAAACATAACTATCTACACCAACAACCTTACTCAACCTAAAATAGAAATCCCTGTTTATGGTTTGGTAAAACCCCGCTAG